The Coccidioides posadasii str. Silveira chromosome 2, complete sequence genomic interval agtctactccgtacatagcGTAAATACGCCTTCACCTGCCCCCGTAATTGAGTTATGGCATCAAGAATATTCCTATATGTTTACGCTATTCAATGAAACAATCCCTTCATTATTATCTGAAATTTTGATGAGACCTAAAATTGATTCGGAACAGACTGTCAAATCCGTCAATCCCTGCCATTGAACCTTGCTTGCCATGGTCGTCTACGTCCTCCACGGATTTCGCTGGCCCCGAGTGGGCACATTGAATGCGCCGGGAATCTGTGCGCACATCGTTTCTTACAACCTCCTCGACGCAGCGGCCGAATATCTCCAAGAGCCAGCGACGTGTCGTGCCATTCTCCAATCTTTCAGGCGCATCGATCCCAACATTCCGTATCACCTGCCGGACTTGCGTATCATAGAGCAATACGATCCCGACGACATTGGTGATACTGCGTTGAGACAACCATACGCATTTGTTGCTGCTAAGGTGATTACTATGCCGGACGAAGGACGACCCGGCCAAATGCTGAGTTTGAATATCGGCGAGATTATCGAGAAGGGACCCGAGCTTTCTCCTGGGGGGCCGGAGGCATTGAGGAGGTTAAGGGACTTTTTGGCGCCGGAAGAGAATATCGGGTGGTGGGTAGTATATAATGGGGATCCGGAGAGAGCGTTCCCGAAGTCTGATGAAGGCGATAGTGCAACCGAGGATGATAGTGTAGAGCAAGAAGATAGCGAAAGGGATGATgaatctaaagaagaaacTAGATCATGAAATAGTATCATCCTGCGAAAGAGAAATGTGCACGGAGTAGAACAGTATAATTAAATCTTCGGCATTCCATTTGGTCTATTGACGTTTGATACAATTTCAATTTCCATTCGCGGCGCAATTATATTTGCACCTACACCATGCCCGTAGCACCGGTGGAGACGAATCGGCGGAGGTATTCCCATGGGTTGTGGGGGAACGAAAATGTAATTACTTCACCAATTTCATGGACGAAAGGACATATAGAGCGAAGATTCctgtctactccgtacatcggCCCCGAACATTGTTGTCGAGAATCATTGGATGGAAAGCTCAGGAACAAAGCGGCGACAAAAGGCAGAATAGGTGAGTTATCCCCGAGACGACATGCTCATCAGGGGGATCTGCCTCAACTCATCGTATTTCACTCATCTTTTTGAGCTGAGCCCAGTCCCAATGTTGACAGTATAAGGTGTACCCAGGAAATTTATAGAGACATGGTTCTCTCCTTTATCCTTGTTCAGAACCGACAGTAAGTTCGCCTTCCCATCGTGTGGCAGCGGAGGTTAACTCGCACCAAGAGGGAAGACCCGGTTGGCCAAGTGGTACGCGCCGTATACAGTACGCTTTTTGACATCCGTATCTAACGTTTCGGAGTAACCTGAACTGATTTTCTCACAGGATGATGAG includes:
- a CDS encoding uncharacterized protein (EggNog:ENOG410PPF2~COG:S), which encodes MVVYVLHGFRWPRVGTLNAPGICAHIVSYNLLDAAAEYLQEPATCRAILQSFRRIDPNIPYHLPDLRIIEQYDPDDIGDTALRQPYAFVAAKVITMPDEGRPGQMLSLNIGEIIEKGPELSPGGPEALRRLRDFLAPEENIGWWVVYNGDPERAFPKSDEGDSATEDDSVEQEDSERDDESKEETRS